The following proteins are encoded in a genomic region of Bacteroidales bacterium:
- a CDS encoding MFS transporter: MRLARLHKTLTLSERHTFRLHLGYSVIEGFILGVLALNEFVFIKSLSGSDYELGILFQSSMLVFLLLVFVNEFLKRIRRRRIFLRWTGVITRLPLLLLFFFPRSPEVYQSGALWHVIFLAIFLVYYLAALVINPTINLLLKNNYSHQNFGTLYSYSQSANKVVLLVVTFLYGLLLDADNYAFTYIFPVAGALGMVSVFLLSKIDYSPPEVIHLKTTFGQSVKNSMKNMFLILKNNRPYLHFQIGFMLYGIAFMSTVAVITIFFYNALGLNYSSVAFYKNAFNILAILLLPIFGRIMGRLDPRRFAIITYASLAGYLFALILTEYLPYFTTIWGLKIYYTLILYVISQGFFASTMVLLWNIGSAYFGHDHQADIYQSTHLFLTGVRAIFAPLAGIFIYQQFGYTITFGIGIIALLLAIVLMQWSYRQQKVR; this comes from the coding sequence ATGAGGCTTGCAAGGCTCCACAAAACATTAACACTTTCCGAACGCCACACTTTCAGGCTTCACCTGGGCTACAGCGTCATCGAAGGATTTATTCTGGGTGTGCTGGCGCTTAATGAGTTTGTGTTTATCAAGAGTCTGTCGGGTTCTGATTACGAGCTGGGCATCCTGTTTCAGTCGAGCATGTTGGTGTTTTTGCTGCTGGTGTTTGTTAATGAATTCCTAAAACGCATCCGGCGGCGTCGGATTTTCCTGCGCTGGACAGGCGTCATCACACGGCTGCCGCTGTTGCTGCTGTTTTTCTTCCCACGCTCACCCGAAGTCTATCAGAGCGGTGCCCTCTGGCATGTTATCTTCCTGGCCATTTTTCTGGTCTACTATCTGGCCGCGCTGGTCATCAATCCTACCATCAACCTGCTGCTCAAAAACAACTACAGCCATCAGAATTTTGGCACGCTCTATAGCTATTCACAGTCGGCCAACAAGGTGGTGCTGCTGGTGGTGACTTTCCTTTACGGTTTGCTGCTCGATGCCGACAACTACGCCTTTACTTATATTTTTCCTGTGGCGGGCGCGCTGGGCATGGTGTCGGTGTTTTTGCTTTCAAAGATCGACTATTCGCCGCCAGAAGTTATTCATCTTAAGACCACCTTTGGCCAGTCGGTAAAGAACTCAATGAAGAACATGTTTCTGATCCTTAAAAATAACCGCCCTTACCTTCATTTCCAGATTGGTTTCATGCTTTATGGTATTGCCTTTATGTCCACTGTCGCTGTGATAACCATCTTTTTTTACAATGCGCTGGGGCTTAATTATTCGAGTGTGGCGTTTTATAAAAATGCTTTCAACATCTTGGCGATACTGCTGCTGCCGATCTTTGGCCGCATCATGGGGCGGCTCGACCCACGCCGCTTTGCCATTATTACCTACGCGTCGCTGGCCGGTTATCTCTTCGCGCTGATTCTTACCGAATACCTTCCCTATTTCACTACCATCTGGGGATTAAAAATCTACTACACGCTTATTCTTTACGTGATCAGTCAGGGCTTTTTTGCCTCTACCATGGTATTGCTTTGGAACATCGGCTCTGCTTATTTTGGCCACGACCATCAGGCCGACATCTATCAATCGACGCATCTTTTCCTCACCGGCGTGCGCGCCATCTTTGCCCCGCTCGCCGGCATCTTCATCTATCAGCAATTTGGCTACACCATCACTTTTGGCATCGGCATCATAGCATTATTGCTGGCAATCGTGCTGATGCAGTGGTCGTACCGGCAGCAGAAGGTTAGGTGA
- a CDS encoding SPOR domain-containing protein gives MSRQLTLQLSALLVFSLFSLHLLSQNEIAFPFAAMPEAPATLLFDYPTQVNAGDAFVLTCTIKKNRPVASSTLTFITVPGFAVQPFTLAGAKVDSNGNKTTLSWKAFIENPQISFSIKVATGNLPQSVYPLITEYSDSHGYQSRQTLSIYLQNPAPEREYVADPFAGKNPYTLTLLHPETVKPKEEFEIKMQLAKGKNTGAASVMLRIPSAASITLDGYPEAFFENGQLVANIPTMPSSPVFEITAHVKNNAQRQAVYPVRASVTYNDGFTASWESFIYTGQKSAITPPVKSPSAKRIYDTTSVFSRLDSLLSEWTATVPAVKTRPPDTKNQTPVAADPPIETNTKAAEAKPETDFTNNEIPKNSFYAVQVVASKAPLETLKSFLQSMGIQHIVHENYDGIYYRYCVGEFETADQAKIALALISEAGFPDAFVVYIEDAQRCKKID, from the coding sequence ATGTCCAGACAACTTACTTTGCAACTATCAGCATTGCTTGTTTTTTCGCTGTTCTCGCTTCATTTGCTTTCGCAAAATGAGATTGCTTTTCCTTTCGCCGCCATGCCAGAGGCTCCTGCGACTTTGCTCTTTGATTATCCCACGCAAGTAAACGCCGGAGATGCCTTTGTGCTTACCTGCACGATTAAAAAAAACAGACCCGTTGCCAGCAGCACACTCACTTTTATCACTGTTCCGGGATTTGCTGTGCAGCCTTTTACCCTGGCGGGCGCAAAAGTTGATAGCAACGGCAACAAAACAACACTTTCGTGGAAAGCATTCATCGAAAACCCACAAATATCTTTTTCGATAAAGGTTGCCACCGGTAATCTTCCGCAAAGCGTTTATCCATTGATAACAGAATACAGCGATAGCCACGGGTACCAAAGCAGGCAAACGCTCAGTATTTATTTGCAAAATCCGGCGCCGGAGCGGGAGTATGTAGCCGACCCTTTTGCAGGTAAAAATCCCTACACGCTGACGCTTCTGCATCCCGAAACGGTAAAACCCAAAGAGGAATTTGAAATTAAAATGCAGCTTGCAAAAGGAAAAAATACCGGAGCTGCCTCTGTTATGCTCAGAATACCATCCGCTGCTTCGATAACGCTTGACGGCTATCCGGAAGCATTTTTTGAGAACGGGCAGCTTGTGGCCAACATCCCGACGATGCCATCGAGTCCTGTTTTTGAAATTACAGCCCACGTAAAGAATAATGCCCAACGTCAGGCTGTTTATCCTGTTCGTGCATCCGTTACCTACAACGACGGTTTTACAGCTTCATGGGAAAGTTTTATTTACACCGGGCAAAAAAGCGCTATAACACCACCGGTAAAATCTCCTTCTGCCAAAAGAATTTACGACACCACTTCGGTTTTTTCGCGCCTCGACAGCCTGCTCAGCGAGTGGACAGCAACCGTACCGGCTGTTAAAACCCGACCGCCGGACACCAAAAACCAAACACCTGTTGCAGCAGATCCTCCGATTGAAACAAACACTAAAGCTGCCGAAGCAAAACCGGAAACTGATTTTACTAACAATGAAATCCCTAAAAATTCTTTTTATGCTGTTCAGGTTGTCGCATCAAAAGCACCACTTGAAACCTTGAAAAGTTTCCTGCAGTCGATGGGCATACAGCACATCGTCCACGAGAATTACGATGGCATTTATTACCGCTATTGTGTTGGCGAATTTGAAACGGCAGATCAGGCAAAAATCGCCTTGGCGCTGATTTCAGAGGCGGGATTCCCGGATGCATTTGTGGTATATATCGAAGATGCCCAACGGTGCAAGAAGATAGATTAA
- a CDS encoding ion transporter has protein sequence MTRKTPPRTHRDKWYQIVFLADTKSGRLFDIILLISIVLSVITVMLDTVVAMHISYRHLFLWLEWFFTLLFTVEYIFRLIISRKPLKYVRSFYGIIDLLSILPTYLSILLVGSQYLLVIRIVRMLRIFRVLKLSRYLRASQMLQIALRQSKYKIIVFMEVILTIVVIMGSLMYLIEGPESGFTSIPRSVYWAIVTLTTVGFGDITPLTVVGQFIASIIMILGYAIIAVPTGILSSEMIKLDTKISTETATPCSNCGHTLHNIDARYCMMCGNKLDAY, from the coding sequence ATGACCCGAAAAACCCCTCCACGAACCCACCGTGACAAATGGTATCAAATTGTTTTTCTGGCAGATACCAAGTCTGGTCGACTCTTCGACATCATCCTGTTGATATCTATCGTTTTGAGTGTGATAACAGTGATGCTCGACACTGTAGTCGCGATGCATATCAGCTACCGCCACCTGTTTCTGTGGTTAGAGTGGTTTTTTACGCTGCTTTTTACTGTTGAGTATATTTTTCGTCTAATCATTAGCCGCAAGCCGCTCAAATATGTCCGCAGCTTTTATGGCATCATCGATCTGCTTTCGATATTGCCTACTTACTTAAGTATATTGCTGGTGGGTAGCCAATATCTATTGGTAATCCGTATCGTGCGTATGTTGCGAATTTTCCGTGTTCTCAAGCTCAGCCGTTATCTAAGAGCTTCGCAGATGCTGCAGATAGCGCTGCGTCAGAGCAAATATAAAATCATTGTTTTTATGGAGGTAATTCTCACCATCGTGGTCATCATGGGGTCGCTGATGTATCTGATCGAAGGGCCTGAAAGCGGTTTCACCAGTATACCACGAAGTGTTTATTGGGCCATCGTTACGCTTACCACGGTAGGTTTTGGAGATATCACCCCCCTTACGGTAGTCGGGCAATTCATTGCTTCTATCATCATGATTTTGGGCTATGCTATTATCGCCGTTCCTACAGGCATCCTCTCCAGCGAAATGATAAAATTGGATACCAAAATTTCAACTGAGACGGCTACTCCTTGTTCCAACTGTGGGCACACACTCCACAACATCGATGCACGCTATTGCATGATGTGTGGCAACAAACTCGATGCATATTAA
- a CDS encoding TIGR02757 family protein yields MNNLKAFLDQKAAQYNSHAFIATDPVSVPHLFSRKEDIEIAGLFAATLAWGQRKVAISNARRLVQMMDMAPHDFVLNFTDNDLKPFRQFVHRTFNGTDCEYFMWALKNIYQNHVDLENVFCEGQEDVKDVATALVNFRNTFFSLDHPPRTEKHVANISKNATAKRLNMFLRWMVRRDNNSVDFGIWKRITPAQLICPLDVHSGRVARKLGLLSPGSDNFAAALSLTERLRAFDVDDPVRYDYALFGLGIFEGF; encoded by the coding sequence TTGAATAATCTCAAAGCCTTCCTCGACCAAAAGGCAGCGCAATACAATTCTCATGCGTTTATCGCGACTGATCCTGTTTCGGTTCCACATTTGTTTTCGCGCAAAGAAGATATTGAGATAGCCGGCCTTTTTGCTGCCACGCTGGCTTGGGGGCAGCGCAAAGTGGCCATCAGCAATGCACGGCGGCTGGTGCAGATGATGGACATGGCGCCGCACGACTTTGTGCTTAATTTTACGGATAACGATCTGAAGCCTTTCCGGCAATTTGTACATCGCACTTTCAATGGTACCGACTGCGAATATTTTATGTGGGCGCTCAAAAATATTTATCAAAACCATGTTGATTTGGAAAATGTTTTTTGCGAAGGCCAGGAGGATGTGAAGGATGTAGCAACGGCGCTTGTAAATTTTCGGAACACTTTCTTCTCGCTGGATCATCCACCACGCACGGAAAAACATGTAGCAAACATTTCAAAAAATGCTACTGCCAAACGGCTCAATATGTTCTTGCGGTGGATGGTGCGTCGCGATAACAACAGTGTAGATTTCGGCATTTGGAAACGCATCACTCCTGCACAGCTCATTTGTCCGCTCGACGTGCACAGCGGTCGCGTCGCACGCAAACTCGGACTGCTATCTCCCGGAAGTGATAATTTTGCCGCTGCCCTCAGCCTCACCGAACGTCTGCGTGCCTTTGATGTGGATGATCCTGTGCGCTACGACTATGCGCTTTTTGGCCTGGGTATCTTCGAAGGGTTTTGA
- a CDS encoding 2-oxoacid:acceptor oxidoreductase family protein: protein MTEEIIIAGFGGQGVLSMGKILAYSGIMQNQEVSWMPSYGPEMRGGTANVTVIVSDERISSPVLNFFDTAILLNQQSMDKFEKSVKPGGLLLYDPNGISRHPERTDINIYKIEGSRIASEMGNTKIFNMIVLGAYLKIKPIVKLENVISGLKKSIHERYHHLIPMNEDALKAGMENPEMVLEVA, encoded by the coding sequence ATGACAGAAGAAATAATCATCGCAGGATTTGGAGGTCAGGGCGTACTTTCGATGGGCAAAATTCTGGCCTATTCCGGAATCATGCAAAACCAGGAAGTGAGCTGGATGCCATCCTACGGCCCGGAGATGCGTGGCGGCACCGCCAACGTTACGGTGATCGTTAGCGACGAACGTATCAGCTCGCCGGTACTCAACTTTTTCGATACCGCCATCCTGCTCAACCAGCAGAGTATGGACAAGTTCGAGAAATCAGTTAAGCCGGGAGGCCTTCTGCTTTACGATCCCAACGGCATCAGCCGGCATCCCGAACGCACCGACATTAATATCTACAAGATTGAAGGCTCGCGGATTGCCTCCGAAATGGGCAACACCAAGATTTTTAACATGATTGTGCTGGGGGCTTACTTAAAGATTAAACCCATTGTAAAACTTGAAAACGTTATCAGTGGATTGAAAAAATCGATTCATGAACGCTATCACCACCTCATCCCGATGAACGAAGACGCTCTGAAAGCGGGAATGGAAAATCCCGAAATGGTGCTGGAAGTAGCGTAA
- a CDS encoding thiamine pyrophosphate-dependent enzyme encodes MELKDIIKEENLVYKKTPLMTDNVLSYCPGCGHGTAHRIVMEIIEELGVCEQTIGIAPVGCSVLAYDFMNIDMIQAAHGRAPAVATAVKRCYPNKVVFTYQGDGDLAAIGTAETIHACNRGENITIVFINNGIYGMTGGQMAPTTIEGMKTSTSPYGRNLKNMGNPLKITELIAQLPGTNFVSRQAVHTPAAVRRAKRAIRKAFDIQKENKGLTFVEIVSNCNSGWKLSPVKANQWMVDNMFPFYPLGDIKVDGQLVKTDDN; translated from the coding sequence ATAGAACTCAAAGATATTATAAAAGAAGAAAATCTTGTTTATAAAAAAACACCGCTAATGACCGACAACGTGTTGTCTTACTGCCCCGGCTGCGGCCATGGCACGGCACACCGCATCGTGATGGAGATAATAGAAGAGCTGGGTGTCTGTGAGCAAACCATTGGTATTGCTCCGGTTGGTTGCTCGGTGTTGGCCTACGATTTTATGAACATCGATATGATACAGGCTGCTCACGGACGTGCTCCTGCAGTAGCTACCGCCGTAAAGCGCTGCTATCCTAACAAGGTTGTTTTTACCTATCAGGGCGACGGCGACCTGGCTGCAATCGGCACTGCCGAAACTATTCATGCCTGCAACCGTGGCGAAAACATCACTATCGTCTTTATCAACAACGGCATCTACGGAATGACGGGCGGACAGATGGCACCTACCACAATCGAAGGCATGAAGACATCTACATCGCCTTACGGCCGTAATCTTAAGAACATGGGCAACCCGCTGAAAATTACCGAGCTTATCGCCCAGCTACCCGGAACGAATTTCGTTTCGCGCCAGGCAGTCCACACTCCAGCAGCAGTGCGCAGAGCCAAAAGAGCTATCCGCAAAGCTTTTGATATTCAAAAAGAAAACAAAGGCCTCACTTTCGTCGAAATAGTATCCAACTGCAACTCTGGCTGGAAACTCTCACCGGTGAAAGCCAACCAGTGGATGGTTGATAACATGTTCCCTTTTTATCCTTTAGGCGATATCAAAGTGGATGGACAGTTGGTGAAAACTGACGATAACTAG
- a CDS encoding 3-methyl-2-oxobutanoate dehydrogenase subunit VorB, with protein sequence MGELKLMKGNEAIAEAAIREGVDGYFGYPITPQSEVLEYLMAEKPEDRTGMVVLQAESELAAINMVYGAAAAGKKIFTSSSSPGISLYQEGISYIAGAELPCVIANVVRAGPGLGTIQPSQADYFQTVKGGGHGDYRLFTLAPASVQEMADFIELGFEIAFKYRNPVMILSDGMIGQMMEKVELKEQKPRWTDEEIVKLNGSWAATGRPASRERNIITSLDLDSLRMEAHNHKLQEKYRRMEAEEVRYETFQTEDAEYLMVAYGSSARIAQKSLVLARAKGIKVGLLRPITLYPFPSKVLKEMAPRLKGILSVEMSAGQMVEDIRLSVEGIVKVEHYGRYGGIIHSPEEVLKALENQIIGG encoded by the coding sequence ATGGGTGAATTAAAATTAATGAAAGGAAATGAAGCCATCGCCGAAGCGGCTATCCGCGAAGGAGTTGATGGCTATTTCGGCTACCCTATCACACCGCAGAGCGAGGTGCTCGAGTATCTGATGGCAGAAAAGCCGGAAGATCGCACCGGTATGGTAGTGCTCCAGGCCGAGAGTGAGCTGGCAGCTATTAATATGGTGTATGGTGCCGCAGCTGCAGGCAAAAAAATCTTTACCAGCTCCTCAAGTCCGGGCATCAGCCTTTATCAGGAAGGTATCTCCTACATCGCAGGCGCCGAGTTGCCCTGCGTTATCGCTAACGTGGTGCGTGCCGGCCCAGGACTGGGAACTATCCAGCCTTCACAGGCCGACTATTTCCAAACTGTAAAAGGGGGTGGTCATGGCGACTATCGTCTTTTCACGCTGGCACCTGCCTCCGTGCAGGAAATGGCCGACTTTATCGAGCTGGGTTTTGAAATAGCTTTTAAATATCGTAACCCGGTGATGATTCTTTCCGATGGTATGATAGGCCAGATGATGGAAAAAGTGGAGCTGAAAGAACAGAAGCCACGCTGGACCGATGAAGAGATAGTGAAGCTTAATGGGAGCTGGGCTGCTACAGGCCGTCCCGCCAGCCGCGAGCGCAACATTATCACCTCGCTCGACCTGGACTCGCTGAGGATGGAGGCTCACAACCACAAACTGCAGGAGAAATACCGTCGCATGGAAGCCGAAGAGGTTCGCTACGAGACTTTCCAGACCGAAGACGCAGAATACCTGATGGTGGCCTATGGCTCCAGCGCACGTATTGCACAGAAGTCGTTGGTGCTGGCGCGCGCCAAAGGCATCAAAGTAGGGCTGCTACGCCCCATCACTTTGTACCCCTTCCCATCCAAAGTGCTCAAAGAAATGGCCCCCCGACTCAAAGGCATCCTTTCGGTAGAGATGAGCGCCGGCCAAATGGTCGAAGACATCAGACTGTCGGTGGAAGGTATAGTAAAAGTGGAACATTATGGTCGTTATGGCGGCATTATCCACTCTCCCGAAGAAGTATTGAAAGCATTAGAAAATCAAATTATCGGAGGTTAA
- a CDS encoding 4Fe-4S binding protein, producing MARVQGAIVVDTERCKGCEVCIAACPTNVIELASEVNSKGYHYAYMAQPEACTGCTNCAVVCPDGVITVYRVKKTA from the coding sequence ATGGCAAGAGTTCAAGGAGCTATCGTCGTCGACACAGAGCGTTGCAAAGGCTGCGAGGTATGCATAGCCGCATGCCCGACCAACGTAATAGAACTGGCGAGCGAAGTCAACAGCAAAGGTTATCACTACGCATACATGGCGCAGCCCGAGGCCTGTACAGGATGTACTAATTGTGCTGTCGTTTGTCCCGATGGCGTAATTACCGTTTATCGGGTGAAAAAGACGGCTTAA
- a CDS encoding ATP-binding cassette domain-containing protein, translating to MDLLVAEKVRKQFAGHLALDDVSIAVPEGSIFGLLGPNGAGKTTLIRIINNITAPDSGQLWFDRRPIRTSDVNLIGYLPEERGLYKKMKVGEQAVYLAQLKGLKKAEATKALKEWFEKFDIGAWWNNKVEELSKGMQQKIQFIVTVLHNPRLLIFDEPFSGFDPINVNLIKDEILKIRDNGGTIIFSTHNMSSVEELCDHIALIDNAVKILDGPMSDIRAANKENMFGLRYRNAGTDLAQHLPGNYQLREKNDDGDFIDVKIKIPLVDSPNDLLNLAIQHVEVHGFFEILPTMNDIFIQTVEAYQKQRNHA from the coding sequence ATGGATTTATTGGTAGCAGAAAAAGTACGCAAACAGTTTGCGGGTCATCTCGCTTTGGACGACGTGAGCATCGCGGTGCCCGAAGGGAGCATCTTCGGGTTGTTGGGGCCAAATGGTGCCGGCAAGACCACCCTCATCCGGATCATCAACAACATTACGGCTCCCGATAGCGGACAGCTGTGGTTCGACAGGCGCCCCATCCGCACCAGCGATGTAAACCTTATCGGCTATCTGCCCGAAGAACGCGGCCTGTATAAAAAGATGAAAGTCGGCGAACAGGCTGTTTATCTGGCGCAACTCAAGGGGCTTAAGAAAGCTGAAGCTACAAAAGCCCTCAAAGAGTGGTTTGAGAAGTTCGACATCGGCGCCTGGTGGAACAATAAAGTGGAAGAGCTTTCCAAAGGAATGCAGCAGAAGATTCAGTTTATCGTAACAGTGCTGCACAACCCGCGCCTGCTGATCTTCGACGAGCCTTTCAGCGGTTTCGACCCCATCAATGTTAATCTGATCAAAGACGAAATCCTGAAAATTCGCGACAACGGCGGAACCATTATCTTTTCTACCCACAACATGTCGTCGGTGGAGGAGCTTTGCGACCACATCGCACTCATCGACAATGCTGTGAAGATACTCGACGGGCCCATGAGCGACATACGCGCTGCCAATAAAGAAAATATGTTTGGTTTGCGTTACCGCAATGCCGGCACCGACCTGGCGCAGCACCTGCCTGGCAACTATCAGCTCCGCGAAAAAAATGATGATGGCGATTTTATAGATGTGAAAATTAAAATCCCATTGGTTGATTCCCCAAACGATCTTTTGAATCTGGCCATCCAACATGTGGAGGTGCATGGCTTCTTTGAGATTTTGCCCACCATGAACGACATTTTTATCCAAACCGTTGAAGCATACCAAAAACAAAGAAATCATGCATAA
- a CDS encoding ABC transporter permease: protein MHKIFIIIRREYLTRVRKKSFLIMTLLGPILMAAVYVLPIYLMTLTDEVKVVQVLDESGAFIKTLKSTDDFIFTPIETSFEQAKQEFATSGDYGLLYIPRTELSVPVTGIFYSTQQPSIAVTSYIKNVMKREVESLKLQASGVDPDVLRSIQSSIVLSTIKIDESGAEEKSSMEISFGLSIFAAMLIYLFIFIFGSQVMRGVIEEKTNRIIEVIISSVRPFELMMGKIVGVALVGLTQFMLWIVLTTIIIGVFTVSVGSEVTAGAQQMVTTQGKVLSQEELAQMAESTDNSMAAQVIEGIQSINVGAMVGSFLFYFLFGYLLYGALFAAIGSAVDNETDTQQFMLPITAPLILSMVMLGFIVGNPNGPVAFWLSIIPFTSPVVMMARIPFGVPIWQIWLSMGTLILGFLATTWLAAKIYRTGILMYGKRTSYRELWKWIKYRD, encoded by the coding sequence ATGCATAAAATATTCATCATCATCCGCCGCGAATATCTTACGCGTGTGCGCAAAAAGTCTTTCCTGATTATGACCCTGCTGGGGCCTATTCTGATGGCCGCGGTGTATGTGTTGCCCATCTACCTCATGACACTCACCGACGAAGTAAAGGTAGTGCAGGTACTCGATGAGTCAGGCGCCTTTATTAAAACATTAAAAAGCACCGACGACTTTATTTTCACGCCGATCGAAACTTCCTTCGAGCAGGCAAAACAAGAGTTTGCCACCAGTGGCGACTATGGGCTGCTTTACATTCCGAGAACTGAACTCAGCGTGCCCGTTACCGGAATATTTTATTCTACCCAGCAGCCTTCCATCGCTGTCACATCCTATATTAAAAATGTGATGAAACGAGAAGTGGAAAGCCTCAAACTGCAGGCAAGTGGCGTCGACCCGGACGTGTTGCGCTCCATCCAGTCGAGCATTGTGCTAAGCACCATCAAAATTGACGAAAGTGGCGCAGAAGAGAAAAGCTCAATGGAAATAAGCTTTGGACTTAGCATCTTTGCCGCGATGCTCATCTATCTGTTCATTTTCATTTTTGGTTCCCAGGTGATGCGTGGCGTCATCGAAGAAAAAACCAACCGTATTATAGAGGTCATCATTTCGTCGGTAAGACCTTTTGAATTGATGATGGGGAAAATTGTCGGCGTGGCGCTGGTAGGGCTTACGCAGTTTATGTTGTGGATAGTGCTCACCACTATTATTATCGGCGTTTTTACAGTGTCGGTGGGAAGTGAGGTGACCGCCGGCGCACAACAGATGGTGACTACTCAGGGCAAAGTGCTCTCGCAGGAGGAGCTTGCACAAATGGCAGAAAGTACTGATAACAGCATGGCCGCGCAGGTTATCGAAGGGATACAAAGCATTAACGTAGGCGCCATGGTCGGCTCGTTTTTGTTCTATTTTCTTTTTGGATATCTGCTTTACGGAGCGCTCTTTGCCGCCATTGGTTCCGCTGTAGATAACGAAACCGACACACAGCAGTTTATGCTTCCCATCACGGCGCCGCTTATCCTCTCTATGGTTATGCTTGGATTTATCGTGGGCAATCCCAACGGACCGGTAGCGTTTTGGCTATCCATCATTCCGTTTACGTCGCCTGTGGTAATGATGGCGCGCATCCCGTTTGGCGTTCCGATTTGGCAGATATGGCTGTCGATGGGAACGCTGATATTGGGTTTTCTGGCAACTACCTGGTTGGCAGCTAAGATTTATCGCACCGGCATACTTATGTATGGCAAGCGCACCAGCTACCGTGAACTCTGGAAATGGATCAAATACCGGGATTAA
- the prmA gene encoding 50S ribosomal protein L11 methyltransferase: MDYIKIDFEISGEDIAATSEMLIAWLGELPFDSFEENEKGIAGYMPQKLFDNEQLTETLREIDLPDIITFKTSLIPDQNWNKVWESNFEPVTIAGRCYVRAPFHPKKDDAEYEMIIEPKMSFGTAHHETTAMMLEYVLETDWYDKHFLDMGCGTGALAILASMRGAPSGVAIDNDEWAFENTKENLVRNNTTNIAVRMGGKEEIGDEQFDIILANINRNILLDQMETYGRVLQPGGLLFMSGFYKEDVQAITEAASRFGISLQHQREQNKWVAVKMIKE, from the coding sequence ATGGATTACATAAAAATTGATTTTGAAATTAGCGGAGAAGATATCGCCGCCACCTCCGAAATGCTCATCGCATGGCTGGGGGAATTGCCTTTTGATAGTTTTGAAGAAAACGAAAAAGGTATTGCCGGCTATATGCCGCAAAAGCTGTTCGACAACGAACAACTGACCGAAACTTTAAGGGAAATTGATTTACCGGACATCATCACATTTAAAACCAGCCTGATCCCTGATCAGAACTGGAACAAGGTGTGGGAAAGCAACTTCGAGCCGGTGACGATTGCCGGCAGATGCTATGTGCGGGCGCCTTTTCATCCCAAAAAAGACGACGCCGAATACGAGATGATAATTGAACCCAAGATGTCATTTGGCACTGCCCATCACGAAACTACCGCCATGATGCTGGAATATGTACTGGAAACTGACTGGTACGACAAACATTTTCTCGACATGGGCTGCGGCACCGGCGCGCTGGCCATTCTGGCTTCGATGCGCGGCGCTCCGTCGGGCGTTGCCATCGACAACGATGAATGGGCTTTTGAAAACACCAAAGAAAACCTTGTTCGCAACAACACCACCAACATTGCAGTTCGGATGGGTGGTAAAGAAGAAATTGGCGACGAGCAGTTTGATATCATTCTTGCCAACATCAACCGCAACATTTTGCTCGACCAGATGGAGACGTATGGCCGGGTGCTGCAGCCGGGCGGGCTGCTTTTTATGAGCGGCTTTTATAAAGAAGATGTGCAGGCCATTACCGAAGCGGCCTCGCGATTTGGCATCAGCCTGCAGCATCAGCGTGAGCAAAACAAGTGGGTGGCCGTGAAAATGATAAAAGAATAG